A region of the Halostella limicola genome:
CAGCTGCAGGACGCCGGGAGCGCACAGGACAAGGGACGGCGAGAGATCCTCCGCGGCGATCACGTCGCACCGGACGATCGATCCGACGACGACGTTCAGATCGCCCACTTCGACGTCGTCAACGCGACCGGGAAATACACCGACCAGATCAACGCCTTCGATACGTTCATCACCATCGAGCAGGGATACGCGGAGCTCATGCGGTACATGCGCCGCGCGCACGAGTCACTCTCCTTTTTCGTCGGGGGCGACAACATCATCGCCGTCTGCCCGAACCTCTCGGACGACGAGTACGATGACGCGATCCGCCACGTCGCCGACGCCGTCGACGTGGACCTGCAGGTCGGCGTCGGCCGGGCCAACAACGCTCACGAGGCCGGAATGGCCGCGAAGCACGCACTCGAGGAGTGTCGGTACAACGGGACGCGCGTCGAGAGCGTTCTCGGAACCCCACACCAGGACTAGTCGGCCGCGAGCTCCCCGCCCTCCGTCAGGAGGTCACCCACCGCTTCCGCCTGCTCCTGGTAGCGGTTCCGTATCGTGATCTTGCTCACGTCCGCGATCTCGTGGACGTCGCTCTGCGTGCACTCCTCCCTGTGGACCGTCGCCGCGTAGTACACCGCCGCGGCGGCGAATCCTCGCGGCGATTTTCCGGACGCGAGTCCCTGATCGGTGGTGACCGTGACGATGTTCTGGGCGAGTTCGCGCGTGTCGTCGGGCAATCCGAGAGCGTCGCAGTACTCGTCGACGAACGCGTTCGGGTTGAACGACTGGATCTGGACGCCGAGTTCGGACTGGATCCACTTGGACCGCCGGAAAAGCAACTTCTTCTCCAGTTCTCCCTCGGCGGCGATCGCCTTGGGACTGGCCGGAACGTTCTCCCGCTTGCACGCGAGATACAGCGCGGCCGTGGCGACGACCTCGCAGGACCGTCCCTGCTGTG
Encoded here:
- a CDS encoding GTP cyclohydrolase III, coding for MANTQVTLIQIDNYGPWTVTPEPRREVDLQTMQSRLYADLSQLIGNRDGYVFFTRFDNMIAVTNGLDMDVHDRVQESIGNRYPVSISLSVAASPSPIEALETATEQLQDAGSAQDKGRREILRGDHVAPDDRSDDDVQIAHFDVVNATGKYTDQINAFDTFITIEQGYAELMRYMRRAHESLSFFVGGDNIIAVCPNLSDDEYDDAIRHVADAVDVDLQVGVGRANNAHEAGMAAKHALEECRYNGTRVESVLGTPHQD
- a CDS encoding transcription initiation factor IIB family protein, yielding MDIEALRERGDDRIRSVADALDLPDSVCETGYAIFHRAFTDETQQGRSCEVVATAALYLACKRENVPASPKAIAAEGELEKKLLFRRSKWIQSELGVQIQSFNPNAFVDEYCDALGLPDDTRELAQNIVTVTTDQGLASGKSPRGFAAAAVYYAATVHREECTQSDVHEIADVSKITIRNRYQEQAEAVGDLLTEGGELAAD